The Psychrobacter raelei genome contains the following window.
ATCACACGTAAAGGCATCGATGGCAAAGCCACGCTAGATGAAAATAAAATACGTTTTGAAGCGACCTTGGGCTTTTTGGCCAAGCCATTAAAAGGTAAGATCAAAGACGCCTTAGAATCAGGGTTAAGCAAGTATTTTAACTAATCTACTTTCCAATTGATTGGTATTATTTTGACCCTCATTTATACCCAAAAAAGCCCAGCTCTATTATGAGCTGGGCTTTTTGGGTGACTCGTTGACCTTAACAACAAGTTAGAGGTCAATCCTTTTATCTATCACGAACTGGTGTGTAAGCATCCGACCATCCCATCTTTTTTTCTATTAAAAAATGCGAGATAGTGTCCACGATCAAATAATCGTGGACACTAAGATGACAATACAACCCTCTAATAAACCCAAACGAAGAACTTACAGCCCCGAGTTTAAAGCACTTTTAGTAAAAGAAGCGACAGACTCAAATCGATCATGTAAATACCCCATTCTTAACACAACATCATCGTAGAATAATTAAGCCACCTGCCTGTACTCAGCAGGTGTCATATCATTAAGTGAATCATGGGGTCTTTCGGTGTTATAAACCTTGATCCAATCCTCAGTCAGCTTACTAACCTCGTTTAAATTGTTGAAAAGGTAGCAGTCTAAAACCTCATTACGATAACTGCGATTAAACCGTTCAATATAAGCATTCTGATAAGGACAGCCAGGCTCGATATAGTCAATATAGATGCCGTGAGCTGATGCCCAATCAGTGAATGTGCTAGATGTAAACTCACTGCCGTTATCCACACGAATTTGCTTAGGATAGCCATGCCACTCGGCTAGCTGGTCAAGGTAGCGAATTACTCGGAGTGAAGGCATACTGGTACCAATATCAATGCCTAATACTTCACGGTTGTAATCATCAATCACATTAAAGGTTCGAAAGCGAATATTGTTGTGCAGCTTATCGCTCATAAAGTCCATAGACCAAGTATGACCCAATGCGTTTGGCACACTTAGCGGCTTAGGGTTGCGCGTTGGTAGCCGTCTTTTAGACTTACGGCGTAGGTTTAAGTTTAACGCGGTATAAACACGGTGTACTCGCTTGTGATTCCATGAGTAGCCAAGCTTGCGTATACGCTTAAAACACTTTGGGAAACCCCAACGATTGTGCTTGTCAGTAAGCTTGTTTAAGACATCAATAATCTCACTATCATCAGGTAGCTTAGGCTTATAGTAGTAAGCGGTTCGACTCATACAGACCACCTGACAACTAACTGCAATGCTGACATCATACTGCGCCTGTAATTCTTGCGCCCAGACTTTGCGCTCGGGTACAGGCGCTATAGCTTTTTTATGATATCTTCCTGCATTTGCGCTTTAAGGCTTAAATCAGCATACATCTGTTTAAGCCTACGGTTTTCTTCTTCAAGCTCTTTTAGTCGTTTGACATCAGAGGCTTCCATACCGCCGTATTTAGACTTCCATTTGTAAAATGTCGAGCTAGCTACCCCGTATTTACGGCACAGCTCTTTAGCAGATATCCCAGCTTCTGCTTCTTTTAATATTGATACTATTTGGGTCTCGGTCATTCGTTTGCTCATATTAAAACTCCTTATGCGTATTTTATAAGAAATTCTACGTTTGAGCTGTGTTATTTTAGGGGATAGTTACAATCAATCGCCAGTATCGCCCGAGAGCATGGCATTAACCAAAACCTTCTACATAACTGGAAACGTCAGTATCAGCGTACACAGACTCAAACCGGCACATTGCCTGATGCTATCGACAGTCCTGCTGATCCAAACCCGAACTTTATCCCCATCTGCCTTGAACCTGAAGTCACACATCTAGGCTCAGCATCCGTCATACAAAACATCAAACTGCAAATCGCAGCCTCAGGATCTGGATGCATAAGCCTCAACATTGCCCAAATTGACACCCAAAGCTTGATTGACCTACTACGAGGACTACAATGATAGCCATCAACCACATCTGGTTATCCACCACGCCCATGGACATGCGATGTGGTAGTGGCAAACTACTGGCCCACATCATCACCGAGCACCAAAGTATCCGTCCTCACTGCGCCTACCTGTTTTACAACAAAGCAGGCACACGCCTAAAAGTACTTATTCATGACGGACTTGGCATATGGCTTTGTAGCCGTCAGCTCGATGATAATAAATTTCATGGCTTAACCAAAGCACTCACCACCACTCAAACTGGCATCAGCATCAACCGTGAGCAATTTAACGCCTTAATCAGTGGACTGCCTTGGCGTAACATGGGTCAGGATAAATTAACCCCCATTCTATAAATATCAGATGACAGGCAAATAAAACTCTGGCAACATATCGCCATGACTGCTGCCAATCTATCCGACTTATCAAAAGACCCCATTTACGCCGAGCTTTTGGTGAAAATCCGCGTGCTTGAACAGCGTAATGAGCATCTGCAGCAACAAATTGATCAAACAAACACGAGTCACGAACAACTACAGCAGCTTTTTAACCAAGTGGTTGAGGACAACCACAAGCTGTATGAAAAAGTGCTTGAACTCATCGAAAAGCAAAAGCAGCTTATTCACCGGCTATATGGACAAAAAAGCGAAGGCGTAACTGCCAGACAAACCCACTTAAATTATGAAGCGGCGCAAGAAGACTTAGCGGAGCTTGAACAAATCCGAGATGACTACCGTAGCGGCTTAAGCCAAGATGAGCTTGCCAAGCTCCCTGCTATCGATCCTATCGAGGCAGAAACCCTCATTGATGAGGGCGAGCTTGCTGACCAGCCGCTACCCTCAGTCACTCATCAGTCTAAAAAACCAAAGCGTGCTAAATACACGGTTATTCCAGACCACCTTGAGGTCAAAATCCTGGTTCATGAACCACTCACCACCGTTTGTGACTGCGGCTGTCAAATGACACAAATTGGAGAGGACAAACAAGACAAACTTGGCATTATCCCTAAGCAGTTTTATATTGAGCGTCACCTCTATCCTAAATGGGTATGCCGTGAGTGTGACACCCTTCATCAAGCGGCTGCCCCCAAGCAGATTATTAACAAAAGCATCGCCACCCCAGAGCTGCTTGCGCACATCCTTATTAGCAAGTATGCAGACCATCAGCCCCTATATCGGCAGAATCTTATCTATCAGCGAAGTGGGATAAATATCCCCGATGCCACCATGGCAGATTGGGTGGGACGCTGCGGCGTTGCCCTTGAGCCTTTAGCAAGTCGCTTGCACGCGCTATTACTGTCTGAACCCATCTTACATGCTGATGAAACGCCAGTATCTATCATGAAGAACCATGTAAAGGTAGGTGGTAAATCATTAAAAAAAGGCTATGTCTGGGCGTATCTCACGCCACAGCACAGTGCATTAAAGGCGGTGGTATATGACTTTGCCGAAAGCCGTCGTAATGAGCACCCTAAAGCCTTTTTAGGTAAATGGCGTGGTAAGCTGGTTTGCGATGATTACAGCGGTTATAAGTTTTTATTTCATCAAGGTGTGACTGAAATCGGTTGTCTGGCCCATGCACGGCGTAAATTCCATGAACTGCATGTCACTGGGCAAAGTATCGTGAGTATTGAGGCATTAACGTTATTTAGGCAGTTGTATGCCATTGAACGTGAGATTGATGAGCGATTTGAAAAACACACACCCCCAATACCAAGAGACCCCAAAATAGTTCGGCAAATCAGGCAAGAGAAGGCCAAACCGATTGCAGATAAGCTGCATCAATGGTTACGAGAAAAAAGACAGTTAACCACTAAAAATGCCAGTATTACTAAGGCAACTGATTATTGCCTGAAACGTTGGCAGGCGCTGACATGTTACTTAGATGATGGCAGGTTACCGATTGATAATAATTGGGCGGAGAATCAGATGCGTCCGTGGGCACTTGGGCGTAAAAACTGGTTGTTTGCTGGTTCGCTACGAAGTGGGCAGCGTGCTGCGAATATTATGTCAATCATTCAGTCAGCTCGCTTAAATGGCTTGGATGTGTCTGCTTATTTGATAGACGTGCTAAGACGCCTGCCTACTCAAGATGATCTGGATGAGCTGTTACCTCATCGATGGATGCCACCTCAATAGGGGTTGGTCGGATGCTTACACTGGTGTGCTCAATACAATAAAAGCACTATTAGCTTAGCGTATCATTAGCTTATCTACGAATCACCGCCCTGCTTTTTCAGCACTGCATAATAAAACCCATCACCGCCTGCAGGCGCTTGAGCGTTGACTTGCACCTCATCATCCGTGTCATCTTGAGCCGTTGCGGGCGCTAATGCTTCTGTCATTTTATAAATCGGTAAGCACTGACGACCTACTTCTTGCTCAATCCCCCAGTTGGTTTCACTGTCAAAAGCGATTGCTACCGCATCGTTATGACGATTTAAGAAAGCTTGCATCTGCTCTACGTTTTCTTGCTTTAATATTGAACAAGTGACGTATAACAGATAACCGCCTGTCTTAAGCTGTGGCCATAAGTTATCCAAGATTTGCTCTTGTAATTGTGCGGTGTGCTGCACATCCTCCTCATGACGTAGCAAGGTGATGTCTGGATGACGGCGGATAACTCCCGTCGCAGTACAAGGCGCATCAAGCAGTATTGCATCAAAACCAGCCGACTCATCACTCGCCTGTGTGGCTTGCCAAGTGGTCGCATCGACGCACTCGATTTCCAAATGCAGTTTACTATTGACTACTGCCGCTGGCAGTTGCAAACGCTCTAGATTTTCAAAAATACGCGTGATACGTGGCGCTTCGTTATCAATTGCAGTCATTTCAACTTTATCAATAGCTGACTCTTGACTATCAGACTGTTTCACGTGAAACAAACCTGTTTGTTGTTTTTCTTGATTGCCTAATAGCTCAAGCCAATGTGCCAGTTTGCCACCTGGTGCCGCACACGCATCCAGCAAACGTATGTGTTCTGCTGGATTGGCGCTCATCACTTTCTGCAATAACGCATCGATAATAGGTGCAGCCAGCTGTGCATGCGCATCTTGTACGCTTGCAATGCCTTCCTCAAACTCAGGCAGACGGCTAACAGGGACACTGTCAATCAGCTCAATAGCGTGTTGTTTAATACCCATAGTTTCGCCCGTATTAGGCATTTTGAGGGAGGTTTCTAATGAGATTAATTCTGCAGAGATTTCTTCTTCTGCCAGCTGATTGATGTAACTCTGACTGTCTATTTGCAGTCCATTTACCCGCAAAAACATCGGTGCGGATTGACGTAGGCTTTGGGTCAACTCATCATAATGCTCACGCCAATCTGCTTTTAATTGCTGAGCCAACCAGTTCGGTAAGCTGTGGTTTTTGTTGGCTTTTTTGCGGAATTTATTGGGATTTTTCGCTACTTTGCGTAGTACCGCATTGACCAAACCTGAGGCACGTGCGTAGTCAATGTGTTTCACCGCTTCTACGGTTTCATGGATGGCAGCGTGATCGGCGACATTAAGATATAACAATTGAGTAATGCCCAATTGAATGGTGGTGCGCACCTCAATCTCATCAATGGGGTTATCCGCGAGGCTATCGAGCAAGCGTGCCGTGGCATGCCAGTGGCGTAAAGTCGTCAGCAATAAAGCATGCGCAAAGCCTTTGTCATCCCCATTTAAACTGTTTAATAGAGGATCTAAAAGACCGCTTAGTGACTGACCTTGTTGAATAGACAACAAGGTATTAATCACAGCGACACGGACGTTTTTGTTCTGAGTGGTGCTATTTGGTTTACTGCTCATTGAATGCCTAATTATAATAATTGAATGGGTTATGTTTTATTACTTGACTAAACTTACTCAGGCTAGATATTTAGCGACTGGGAATTATTTATTTGTGCTGGCTGTACGGTAGTTCCAGAGGCACAATAAATAACGCCCTGTCGCTTAGTCGCTTAGTCGCTTGGTCGCTTGGTCGCTTGATAAGCTTAAAACTCGTTATTCTTTGCGTAACGTCAATGATTCAAAATATATTACTCTGGCGCAGCGACAAATTTATCGCCATCATCAAGCTGACTACCAT
Protein-coding sequences here:
- a CDS encoding polyhydroxyalkanoic acid system family protein; the protein is MADIEIEKKHSLDFNTAREQAKKWLESAKDKYGINANYVEGENEDNVTITRKGIDGKATLDENKIRFEATLGFLAKPLKGKIKDALESGLSKYFN
- a CDS encoding IS3 family transposase (programmed frameshift), which produces MSKRMTETQIVSILKEAEAGISAKELCRKYGVASSTFYKWKSKYGGMEASDVKRLKELEEENRRLKQMYADLSLKAQMQEDIIKKAIAPVPERKVWAQELQAQYDVSIAVSCQVVCMSRTAYYYKPKLPDDSEIIDVLNKLTDKHNRWGFPKCFKRIRKLGYSWNHKRVHRVYTALNLNLRRKSKRRLPTRNPKPLSVPNALGHTWSMDFMSDKLHNNIRFRTFNVIDDYNREVLGIDIGTSMPSLRVIRYLDQLAEWHGYPKQIRVDNGSEFTSSTFTDWASAHGIYIDYIEPGCPYQNAYIERFNRSYRNEVLDCYLFNNLNEVSKLTEDWIKVYNTERPHDSLNDMTPAEYRQVA
- the tnpB gene encoding IS66 family insertion sequence element accessory protein TnpB (TnpB, as the term is used for proteins encoded by IS66 family insertion elements, is considered an accessory protein, since TnpC, encoded by a neighboring gene, is a DDE family transposase.) — its product is MIAINHIWLSTTPMDMRCGSGKLLAHIITEHQSIRPHCAYLFYNKAGTRLKVLIHDGLGIWLCSRQLDDNKFHGLTKALTTTQTGISINREQFNALISGLPWRNMGQDKLTPIL
- the tnpC gene encoding IS66 family transposase — its product is MQQQIDQTNTSHEQLQQLFNQVVEDNHKLYEKVLELIEKQKQLIHRLYGQKSEGVTARQTHLNYEAAQEDLAELEQIRDDYRSGLSQDELAKLPAIDPIEAETLIDEGELADQPLPSVTHQSKKPKRAKYTVIPDHLEVKILVHEPLTTVCDCGCQMTQIGEDKQDKLGIIPKQFYIERHLYPKWVCRECDTLHQAAAPKQIINKSIATPELLAHILISKYADHQPLYRQNLIYQRSGINIPDATMADWVGRCGVALEPLASRLHALLLSEPILHADETPVSIMKNHVKVGGKSLKKGYVWAYLTPQHSALKAVVYDFAESRRNEHPKAFLGKWRGKLVCDDYSGYKFLFHQGVTEIGCLAHARRKFHELHVTGQSIVSIEALTLFRQLYAIEREIDERFEKHTPPIPRDPKIVRQIRQEKAKPIADKLHQWLREKRQLTTKNASITKATDYCLKRWQALTCYLDDGRLPIDNNWAENQMRPWALGRKNWLFAGSLRSGQRAANIMSIIQSARLNGLDVSAYLIDVLRRLPTQDDLDELLPHRWMPPQ
- a CDS encoding transcription antitermination factor NusB; the encoded protein is MSSKPNSTTQNKNVRVAVINTLLSIQQGQSLSGLLDPLLNSLNGDDKGFAHALLLTTLRHWHATARLLDSLADNPIDEIEVRTTIQLGITQLLYLNVADHAAIHETVEAVKHIDYARASGLVNAVLRKVAKNPNKFRKKANKNHSLPNWLAQQLKADWREHYDELTQSLRQSAPMFLRVNGLQIDSQSYINQLAEEEISAELISLETSLKMPNTGETMGIKQHAIELIDSVPVSRLPEFEEGIASVQDAHAQLAAPIIDALLQKVMSANPAEHIRLLDACAAPGGKLAHWLELLGNQEKQQTGLFHVKQSDSQESAIDKVEMTAIDNEAPRITRIFENLERLQLPAAVVNSKLHLEIECVDATTWQATQASDESAGFDAILLDAPCTATGVIRRHPDITLLRHEEDVQHTAQLQEQILDNLWPQLKTGGYLLYVTCSILKQENVEQMQAFLNRHNDAVAIAFDSETNWGIEQEVGRQCLPIYKMTEALAPATAQDDTDDEVQVNAQAPAGGDGFYYAVLKKQGGDS